The Anser cygnoides isolate HZ-2024a breed goose chromosome 19, Taihu_goose_T2T_genome, whole genome shotgun sequence genome contains a region encoding:
- the CENPX gene encoding centromere protein X → MEERDGGFRKETVDRLLRLHFRDDKTRVNGDALRLTAELLKVFVREAAARAARQAQAEDVEKVNIEHVEKVLPQLLLDF, encoded by the exons ATGGAGGAGCGGGACGGCGGCTTCAGGAAG GAGACCGTGGACCGGCTGCTCCGCCTGCACTTCCGGGACGACAAGACGCGAG TTAACGGCGACGCTCTGCGGCTGACGGCGGAGCTGCTCAAGGTCTTCGTGCGAG AAGCAGCGGCACGAGCAGCGCGGCAGGCTCAAGCAGAGGACGTGGAAAAAGTGAACATTGAGCATGTAGAGAAAGTGCTGCCACAGCTG CTCCTAGATTTCTAG
- the LRRC45 gene encoding leucine-rich repeat-containing protein 45 isoform X3 → MEEFRRAYARLCAAGGAAPQEAVLRRLRELGEAPGRGRLDLAAQSLSLETCGALGRLLPGAAPFAEVALGDCGLSEEGVKLLLHGLCSNTTVKSLDLKGNNLRTMGAEALGKLLRQNKSIRSLILEWNSLGVWEEGFSFFCQGLGANNVLQRLDLRNNQINHHGAGELAMALKRNASLQELDLRWNNIGLLGGRALLNCLRSNKTLKRLELAGNNVPSDILKAVEQALDHNQDRQTILSETQNRACMLSKEILNLKDEKTKQFLDLMDTIDKQREEIARSGRISAGRVSQLQEALKEQHSIMNSLKAKLQMTEAALALSEQKVHNLGELLSAMKQEQANMVERHFAELQQQKQEGADREGKLFRDLSACSEKNLLLRNQVDELEKKCKVQQDQLFQLKQDLTDTTAELKLRAVQAEERLEMEKRRLKQSLEDMESLRLKEVDHMTQHMEASERSLQDRVQRLEAIRIALEEELSQVKAAALTERGHAEEELIKVRNQARLDEQQRLEHLEEKLRLMTESRDEAQNCCLKQKQMVSEAQAKASQLSLHTDALRRRIEELQQDLNSKEQEKMTEVNKVKVELQEQIGHLQAERTAQEGLREKIAALERQLKGTPKLSLPMLLFFHSLIKQSPGGTAGQRR, encoded by the exons ATGGAGGAGTTCCGGCGGGCCTACGCGCGGCTGTGCGcggccggcggcgcggcgccgcAGGAGGCCGTGCtgcggcggctgcgggagctCGGCGAGGcgccgggccgcggccgccTGGACCTGGCGGCGCAGAGCCTCTCGCTGGAGACGTGCGGCGCCCTGGGCCGGCTGCTGCCCGGCGCCGCGCCCTTCGCCGAGGTGGCGCTCGGCGACTGCGGCCTGAGCGAGGAAG GTGTGAAACTTCTGTTGCATGGTCTGTGTTCTAACACCACAGTCAAATCTTTGGATTTGAAG GGAAATAACCTGCGAACCATGGGAGCTGAGGCTTTGGGAAAACTTCTTAGGCAGAACAAATCCATcaggag CCTAATCTTGGAATGGAACAGCCTGGGCGTGTGGGAGGAGggcttctcctttttctgccaGGGACTGGGAGCAAACAACGTTCTCCAGCGACTAGATCTGCGCAATAACCAGATCAACCATCATGGGGCAGGAGAGTTGGCCATGGCACTGAAACGAAATGCTAGCCTACAGGAGCTGG ATTTGCGTTGGAACAATATTGGGCTTCTGGGTGGCCGAGCTTTGTTGAACTGCCTGCGCAGCAACAAGACCCTGAagaggctggagctggctgggaacAACGTTCCCAGTGACATCCTGAAAGCTGTGG AACAAGCCCTGGATCACAACCAAGACCGTCAGACTATCCTCAGTGAGACCCAGAACCGAGCTTGCATGCTCAGCAAGGAGATTTTGAATCTGAAGGATGAGAAGACCAAGCAG TTCTTAGATTTGATGGATACTATAGAcaaacagagagaagaaatagcCAGGAGTGGCAG GATATCTGCGGGACGAGTCAGCCAGCTGCAGGAAGCACTGAAGGAACAGCACTCTATTATGAATTCACTGAAAGCCAA ACTGCAGATGACTGAAGCTGCCCTGGCTCTGTCTGAGCAGAAGGTGCACAATTTGGGAGAGCTTCTGAGTGCCATGAAACAGGAACAAGCCAACATGGTTGAGCGCCACTTTGCAGAGCTCCAGCAGCAAAAGCAG GAAGGTGCTGATCGGGAAGGGAAGCTTTTCCGTGACTTGTCTGCTTGCAGTGAGAAGAACTTGCTTCTAAGAAACCAG GTGGATGAGTTGGAGAAGAAGTGCAAAGTCCAGCAGGATCAGTTATTCCAGCTGAAACAAGACTTGACCGACACAACAGCAGAGCTGAAGCTGCGGGCTGTGCAGGCTGAGG AGCGCCTagaaatggagaagagaagattaAAACAAAGTCTTGAAGACATGGAATCACTTCGGTTAAAAGAG GTGGATCATATGACACAGCACATGGAGGCCAGTGAACGTTCTCTGCAAGACAGGGTCCAGAGGCTGGAGGCCATCAGGATAGCTCTGGAGGAG GAGCTGAGCCAAGTCAAAGCAGCTGCACTCACTGAGCGAGGACATGCAGAGGAAGAGTTAATAAAAGTTCGTAATCAGGCACGGCTGGATGAG CAGCAACGACTAGAACATCTAGAAGAGAAGCTGCGGCTGATGACTGAATCACGGGATGAAGCTCAGAACTGCTGccttaaacaaaaacaaatggttAGTGAGGCTCAAGCCAAGGCCAGTCAGTTGAGCCTGCACACTGATGCACTCAGAAGGCGGATAGAGGAACTTCAGCAG GACCTGAATAGTaaggaacaggagaaaatgACAGAAGTGAATAAAGTGAAAGTGGAATTACAGGAGCAGATTGGACACCTACAGGCTGAACGCACAGCACAGGAAGGGCTGAGAGAGAAGATTGCAGCCCTGGAGAGACAGCTGAAAG GGACACCCAAACTTTCTCTACCAATGCTGCTCTTCTTTCACAGTCTTATCAAGCAGTCACCGGGAGGCACTGCTGGACAAAGAAGGTGA
- the LRRC45 gene encoding leucine-rich repeat-containing protein 45 isoform X2, with the protein MEEFRRAYARLCAAGGAAPQEAVLRRLRELGEAPGRGRLDLAAQSLSLETCGALGRLLPGAAPFAEVALGDCGLSEEGVKLLLHGLCSNTTVKSLDLKGNNLRTMGAEALGKLLRQNKSIRSLILEWNSLGVWEEGFSFFCQGLGANNVLQRLDLRNNQINHHGAGELAMALKRNASLQELDLRWNNIGLLGGRALLNCLRSNKTLKRLELAGNNVPSDILKAVEQALDHNQDRQTILSETQNRACMLSKEILNLKDEKTKQEEKAETQKCFKLMRFIFSLMLTLFTVLRFDGYYRQTERRNSQEWQDICGTSQPAAGSTEGTALYYEFTESQEGADREGKLFRDLSACSEKNLLLRNQVDELEKKCKVQQDQLFQLKQDLTDTTAELKLRAVQAEERLEMEKRRLKQSLEDMESLRLKEVDHMTQHMEASERSLQDRVQRLEAIRIALEEELSQVKAAALTERGHAEEELIKVRNQARLDEQQRLEHLEEKLRLMTESRDEAQNCCLKQKQMVSEAQAKASQLSLHTDALRRRIEELQQDLNSKEQEKMTEVNKVKVELQEQIGHLQAERTAQEGLREKIAALERQLKVLSSSHREALLDKEGEISVLLEKLRMREADISRMREEEAQRANLLQNAIMAYVQGSPLRTHSSRK; encoded by the exons ATGGAGGAGTTCCGGCGGGCCTACGCGCGGCTGTGCGcggccggcggcgcggcgccgcAGGAGGCCGTGCtgcggcggctgcgggagctCGGCGAGGcgccgggccgcggccgccTGGACCTGGCGGCGCAGAGCCTCTCGCTGGAGACGTGCGGCGCCCTGGGCCGGCTGCTGCCCGGCGCCGCGCCCTTCGCCGAGGTGGCGCTCGGCGACTGCGGCCTGAGCGAGGAAG GTGTGAAACTTCTGTTGCATGGTCTGTGTTCTAACACCACAGTCAAATCTTTGGATTTGAAG GGAAATAACCTGCGAACCATGGGAGCTGAGGCTTTGGGAAAACTTCTTAGGCAGAACAAATCCATcaggag CCTAATCTTGGAATGGAACAGCCTGGGCGTGTGGGAGGAGggcttctcctttttctgccaGGGACTGGGAGCAAACAACGTTCTCCAGCGACTAGATCTGCGCAATAACCAGATCAACCATCATGGGGCAGGAGAGTTGGCCATGGCACTGAAACGAAATGCTAGCCTACAGGAGCTGG ATTTGCGTTGGAACAATATTGGGCTTCTGGGTGGCCGAGCTTTGTTGAACTGCCTGCGCAGCAACAAGACCCTGAagaggctggagctggctgggaacAACGTTCCCAGTGACATCCTGAAAGCTGTGG AACAAGCCCTGGATCACAACCAAGACCGTCAGACTATCCTCAGTGAGACCCAGAACCGAGCTTGCATGCTCAGCAAGGAGATTTTGAATCTGAAGGATGAGAAGACCAAGCAG GAAGAGAAAGCTGAGACACAAAAGTGCTTCAAGCTGATGAGGTTCATTTTCTCACTGATGCTCACCTTGTTCACAGTTCTTAGATTTGATGGATACTATAGAcaaacagagagaagaaatagcCAGGAGTGGCAG GATATCTGCGGGACGAGTCAGCCAGCTGCAGGAAGCACTGAAGGAACAGCACTCTATTATGAATTCACTGAAAGCCAA GAAGGTGCTGATCGGGAAGGGAAGCTTTTCCGTGACTTGTCTGCTTGCAGTGAGAAGAACTTGCTTCTAAGAAACCAG GTGGATGAGTTGGAGAAGAAGTGCAAAGTCCAGCAGGATCAGTTATTCCAGCTGAAACAAGACTTGACCGACACAACAGCAGAGCTGAAGCTGCGGGCTGTGCAGGCTGAGG AGCGCCTagaaatggagaagagaagattaAAACAAAGTCTTGAAGACATGGAATCACTTCGGTTAAAAGAG GTGGATCATATGACACAGCACATGGAGGCCAGTGAACGTTCTCTGCAAGACAGGGTCCAGAGGCTGGAGGCCATCAGGATAGCTCTGGAGGAG GAGCTGAGCCAAGTCAAAGCAGCTGCACTCACTGAGCGAGGACATGCAGAGGAAGAGTTAATAAAAGTTCGTAATCAGGCACGGCTGGATGAG CAGCAACGACTAGAACATCTAGAAGAGAAGCTGCGGCTGATGACTGAATCACGGGATGAAGCTCAGAACTGCTGccttaaacaaaaacaaatggttAGTGAGGCTCAAGCCAAGGCCAGTCAGTTGAGCCTGCACACTGATGCACTCAGAAGGCGGATAGAGGAACTTCAGCAG GACCTGAATAGTaaggaacaggagaaaatgACAGAAGTGAATAAAGTGAAAGTGGAATTACAGGAGCAGATTGGACACCTACAGGCTGAACGCACAGCACAGGAAGGGCTGAGAGAGAAGATTGCAGCCCTGGAGAGACAGCTGAAAG TCTTATCAAGCAGTCACCGGGAGGCACTGCTGGACAAAGAAGGTGAAATCTCTGTGTTGCTGGAGAAGCTGAGAATGAGAGAGGCTGACATCTCCAGGATGAGGGAAGAAGAGGCCCAGCGAGCAAATTTGTTGCAGAATGCCATCATGGCATATGTGCAGGGCTCTCCCTTAAGAACCCACAGTTCTAGGAAATGA
- the LRRC45 gene encoding leucine-rich repeat-containing protein 45 isoform X1 gives MEEFRRAYARLCAAGGAAPQEAVLRRLRELGEAPGRGRLDLAAQSLSLETCGALGRLLPGAAPFAEVALGDCGLSEEGVKLLLHGLCSNTTVKSLDLKGNNLRTMGAEALGKLLRQNKSIRSLILEWNSLGVWEEGFSFFCQGLGANNVLQRLDLRNNQINHHGAGELAMALKRNASLQELDLRWNNIGLLGGRALLNCLRSNKTLKRLELAGNNVPSDILKAVEQALDHNQDRQTILSETQNRACMLSKEILNLKDEKTKQFLDLMDTIDKQREEIARSGRISAGRVSQLQEALKEQHSIMNSLKAKLQMTEAALALSEQKVHNLGELLSAMKQEQANMVERHFAELQQQKQEGADREGKLFRDLSACSEKNLLLRNQVDELEKKCKVQQDQLFQLKQDLTDTTAELKLRAVQAEERLEMEKRRLKQSLEDMESLRLKEVDHMTQHMEASERSLQDRVQRLEAIRIALEEELSQVKAAALTERGHAEEELIKVRNQARLDEQQRLEHLEEKLRLMTESRDEAQNCCLKQKQMVSEAQAKASQLSLHTDALRRRIEELQQDLNSKEQEKMTEVNKVKVELQEQIGHLQAERTAQEGLREKIAALERQLKVLSSSHREALLDKEGEISVLLEKLRMREADISRMREEEAQRANLLQNAIMAYVQGSPLRTHSSRK, from the exons ATGGAGGAGTTCCGGCGGGCCTACGCGCGGCTGTGCGcggccggcggcgcggcgccgcAGGAGGCCGTGCtgcggcggctgcgggagctCGGCGAGGcgccgggccgcggccgccTGGACCTGGCGGCGCAGAGCCTCTCGCTGGAGACGTGCGGCGCCCTGGGCCGGCTGCTGCCCGGCGCCGCGCCCTTCGCCGAGGTGGCGCTCGGCGACTGCGGCCTGAGCGAGGAAG GTGTGAAACTTCTGTTGCATGGTCTGTGTTCTAACACCACAGTCAAATCTTTGGATTTGAAG GGAAATAACCTGCGAACCATGGGAGCTGAGGCTTTGGGAAAACTTCTTAGGCAGAACAAATCCATcaggag CCTAATCTTGGAATGGAACAGCCTGGGCGTGTGGGAGGAGggcttctcctttttctgccaGGGACTGGGAGCAAACAACGTTCTCCAGCGACTAGATCTGCGCAATAACCAGATCAACCATCATGGGGCAGGAGAGTTGGCCATGGCACTGAAACGAAATGCTAGCCTACAGGAGCTGG ATTTGCGTTGGAACAATATTGGGCTTCTGGGTGGCCGAGCTTTGTTGAACTGCCTGCGCAGCAACAAGACCCTGAagaggctggagctggctgggaacAACGTTCCCAGTGACATCCTGAAAGCTGTGG AACAAGCCCTGGATCACAACCAAGACCGTCAGACTATCCTCAGTGAGACCCAGAACCGAGCTTGCATGCTCAGCAAGGAGATTTTGAATCTGAAGGATGAGAAGACCAAGCAG TTCTTAGATTTGATGGATACTATAGAcaaacagagagaagaaatagcCAGGAGTGGCAG GATATCTGCGGGACGAGTCAGCCAGCTGCAGGAAGCACTGAAGGAACAGCACTCTATTATGAATTCACTGAAAGCCAA ACTGCAGATGACTGAAGCTGCCCTGGCTCTGTCTGAGCAGAAGGTGCACAATTTGGGAGAGCTTCTGAGTGCCATGAAACAGGAACAAGCCAACATGGTTGAGCGCCACTTTGCAGAGCTCCAGCAGCAAAAGCAG GAAGGTGCTGATCGGGAAGGGAAGCTTTTCCGTGACTTGTCTGCTTGCAGTGAGAAGAACTTGCTTCTAAGAAACCAG GTGGATGAGTTGGAGAAGAAGTGCAAAGTCCAGCAGGATCAGTTATTCCAGCTGAAACAAGACTTGACCGACACAACAGCAGAGCTGAAGCTGCGGGCTGTGCAGGCTGAGG AGCGCCTagaaatggagaagagaagattaAAACAAAGTCTTGAAGACATGGAATCACTTCGGTTAAAAGAG GTGGATCATATGACACAGCACATGGAGGCCAGTGAACGTTCTCTGCAAGACAGGGTCCAGAGGCTGGAGGCCATCAGGATAGCTCTGGAGGAG GAGCTGAGCCAAGTCAAAGCAGCTGCACTCACTGAGCGAGGACATGCAGAGGAAGAGTTAATAAAAGTTCGTAATCAGGCACGGCTGGATGAG CAGCAACGACTAGAACATCTAGAAGAGAAGCTGCGGCTGATGACTGAATCACGGGATGAAGCTCAGAACTGCTGccttaaacaaaaacaaatggttAGTGAGGCTCAAGCCAAGGCCAGTCAGTTGAGCCTGCACACTGATGCACTCAGAAGGCGGATAGAGGAACTTCAGCAG GACCTGAATAGTaaggaacaggagaaaatgACAGAAGTGAATAAAGTGAAAGTGGAATTACAGGAGCAGATTGGACACCTACAGGCTGAACGCACAGCACAGGAAGGGCTGAGAGAGAAGATTGCAGCCCTGGAGAGACAGCTGAAAG TCTTATCAAGCAGTCACCGGGAGGCACTGCTGGACAAAGAAGGTGAAATCTCTGTGTTGCTGGAGAAGCTGAGAATGAGAGAGGCTGACATCTCCAGGATGAGGGAAGAAGAGGCCCAGCGAGCAAATTTGTTGCAGAATGCCATCATGGCATATGTGCAGGGCTCTCCCTTAAGAACCCACAGTTCTAGGAAATGA
- the LRRC45 gene encoding leucine-rich repeat-containing protein 45 isoform X4: MSPGVKLLLHGLCSNTTVKSLDLKGNNLRTMGAEALGKLLRQNKSIRSLILEWNSLGVWEEGFSFFCQGLGANNVLQRLDLRNNQINHHGAGELAMALKRNASLQELDLRWNNIGLLGGRALLNCLRSNKTLKRLELAGNNVPSDILKAVEQALDHNQDRQTILSETQNRACMLSKEILNLKDEKTKQFLDLMDTIDKQREEIARSGRISAGRVSQLQEALKEQHSIMNSLKAKLQMTEAALALSEQKVHNLGELLSAMKQEQANMVERHFAELQQQKQEGADREGKLFRDLSACSEKNLLLRNQVDELEKKCKVQQDQLFQLKQDLTDTTAELKLRAVQAEERLEMEKRRLKQSLEDMESLRLKEVDHMTQHMEASERSLQDRVQRLEAIRIALEEELSQVKAAALTERGHAEEELIKVRNQARLDEQQRLEHLEEKLRLMTESRDEAQNCCLKQKQMVSEAQAKASQLSLHTDALRRRIEELQQDLNSKEQEKMTEVNKVKVELQEQIGHLQAERTAQEGLREKIAALERQLKVLSSSHREALLDKEGEISVLLEKLRMREADISRMREEEAQRANLLQNAIMAYVQGSPLRTHSSRK, encoded by the exons ATGTCTCCAG GTGTGAAACTTCTGTTGCATGGTCTGTGTTCTAACACCACAGTCAAATCTTTGGATTTGAAG GGAAATAACCTGCGAACCATGGGAGCTGAGGCTTTGGGAAAACTTCTTAGGCAGAACAAATCCATcaggag CCTAATCTTGGAATGGAACAGCCTGGGCGTGTGGGAGGAGggcttctcctttttctgccaGGGACTGGGAGCAAACAACGTTCTCCAGCGACTAGATCTGCGCAATAACCAGATCAACCATCATGGGGCAGGAGAGTTGGCCATGGCACTGAAACGAAATGCTAGCCTACAGGAGCTGG ATTTGCGTTGGAACAATATTGGGCTTCTGGGTGGCCGAGCTTTGTTGAACTGCCTGCGCAGCAACAAGACCCTGAagaggctggagctggctgggaacAACGTTCCCAGTGACATCCTGAAAGCTGTGG AACAAGCCCTGGATCACAACCAAGACCGTCAGACTATCCTCAGTGAGACCCAGAACCGAGCTTGCATGCTCAGCAAGGAGATTTTGAATCTGAAGGATGAGAAGACCAAGCAG TTCTTAGATTTGATGGATACTATAGAcaaacagagagaagaaatagcCAGGAGTGGCAG GATATCTGCGGGACGAGTCAGCCAGCTGCAGGAAGCACTGAAGGAACAGCACTCTATTATGAATTCACTGAAAGCCAA ACTGCAGATGACTGAAGCTGCCCTGGCTCTGTCTGAGCAGAAGGTGCACAATTTGGGAGAGCTTCTGAGTGCCATGAAACAGGAACAAGCCAACATGGTTGAGCGCCACTTTGCAGAGCTCCAGCAGCAAAAGCAG GAAGGTGCTGATCGGGAAGGGAAGCTTTTCCGTGACTTGTCTGCTTGCAGTGAGAAGAACTTGCTTCTAAGAAACCAG GTGGATGAGTTGGAGAAGAAGTGCAAAGTCCAGCAGGATCAGTTATTCCAGCTGAAACAAGACTTGACCGACACAACAGCAGAGCTGAAGCTGCGGGCTGTGCAGGCTGAGG AGCGCCTagaaatggagaagagaagattaAAACAAAGTCTTGAAGACATGGAATCACTTCGGTTAAAAGAG GTGGATCATATGACACAGCACATGGAGGCCAGTGAACGTTCTCTGCAAGACAGGGTCCAGAGGCTGGAGGCCATCAGGATAGCTCTGGAGGAG GAGCTGAGCCAAGTCAAAGCAGCTGCACTCACTGAGCGAGGACATGCAGAGGAAGAGTTAATAAAAGTTCGTAATCAGGCACGGCTGGATGAG CAGCAACGACTAGAACATCTAGAAGAGAAGCTGCGGCTGATGACTGAATCACGGGATGAAGCTCAGAACTGCTGccttaaacaaaaacaaatggttAGTGAGGCTCAAGCCAAGGCCAGTCAGTTGAGCCTGCACACTGATGCACTCAGAAGGCGGATAGAGGAACTTCAGCAG GACCTGAATAGTaaggaacaggagaaaatgACAGAAGTGAATAAAGTGAAAGTGGAATTACAGGAGCAGATTGGACACCTACAGGCTGAACGCACAGCACAGGAAGGGCTGAGAGAGAAGATTGCAGCCCTGGAGAGACAGCTGAAAG TCTTATCAAGCAGTCACCGGGAGGCACTGCTGGACAAAGAAGGTGAAATCTCTGTGTTGCTGGAGAAGCTGAGAATGAGAGAGGCTGACATCTCCAGGATGAGGGAAGAAGAGGCCCAGCGAGCAAATTTGTTGCAGAATGCCATCATGGCATATGTGCAGGGCTCTCCCTTAAGAACCCACAGTTCTAGGAAATGA
- the LRRC45 gene encoding leucine-rich repeat-containing protein 45 isoform X5: protein MGAEALGKLLRQNKSIRSLILEWNSLGVWEEGFSFFCQGLGANNVLQRLDLRNNQINHHGAGELAMALKRNASLQELDLRWNNIGLLGGRALLNCLRSNKTLKRLELAGNNVPSDILKAVEQALDHNQDRQTILSETQNRACMLSKEILNLKDEKTKQFLDLMDTIDKQREEIARSGRISAGRVSQLQEALKEQHSIMNSLKAKLQMTEAALALSEQKVHNLGELLSAMKQEQANMVERHFAELQQQKQEGADREGKLFRDLSACSEKNLLLRNQVDELEKKCKVQQDQLFQLKQDLTDTTAELKLRAVQAEERLEMEKRRLKQSLEDMESLRLKEVDHMTQHMEASERSLQDRVQRLEAIRIALEEELSQVKAAALTERGHAEEELIKVRNQARLDEQQRLEHLEEKLRLMTESRDEAQNCCLKQKQMVSEAQAKASQLSLHTDALRRRIEELQQDLNSKEQEKMTEVNKVKVELQEQIGHLQAERTAQEGLREKIAALERQLKVLSSSHREALLDKEGEISVLLEKLRMREADISRMREEEAQRANLLQNAIMAYVQGSPLRTHSSRK from the exons ATGGGAGCTGAGGCTTTGGGAAAACTTCTTAGGCAGAACAAATCCATcaggag CCTAATCTTGGAATGGAACAGCCTGGGCGTGTGGGAGGAGggcttctcctttttctgccaGGGACTGGGAGCAAACAACGTTCTCCAGCGACTAGATCTGCGCAATAACCAGATCAACCATCATGGGGCAGGAGAGTTGGCCATGGCACTGAAACGAAATGCTAGCCTACAGGAGCTGG ATTTGCGTTGGAACAATATTGGGCTTCTGGGTGGCCGAGCTTTGTTGAACTGCCTGCGCAGCAACAAGACCCTGAagaggctggagctggctgggaacAACGTTCCCAGTGACATCCTGAAAGCTGTGG AACAAGCCCTGGATCACAACCAAGACCGTCAGACTATCCTCAGTGAGACCCAGAACCGAGCTTGCATGCTCAGCAAGGAGATTTTGAATCTGAAGGATGAGAAGACCAAGCAG TTCTTAGATTTGATGGATACTATAGAcaaacagagagaagaaatagcCAGGAGTGGCAG GATATCTGCGGGACGAGTCAGCCAGCTGCAGGAAGCACTGAAGGAACAGCACTCTATTATGAATTCACTGAAAGCCAA ACTGCAGATGACTGAAGCTGCCCTGGCTCTGTCTGAGCAGAAGGTGCACAATTTGGGAGAGCTTCTGAGTGCCATGAAACAGGAACAAGCCAACATGGTTGAGCGCCACTTTGCAGAGCTCCAGCAGCAAAAGCAG GAAGGTGCTGATCGGGAAGGGAAGCTTTTCCGTGACTTGTCTGCTTGCAGTGAGAAGAACTTGCTTCTAAGAAACCAG GTGGATGAGTTGGAGAAGAAGTGCAAAGTCCAGCAGGATCAGTTATTCCAGCTGAAACAAGACTTGACCGACACAACAGCAGAGCTGAAGCTGCGGGCTGTGCAGGCTGAGG AGCGCCTagaaatggagaagagaagattaAAACAAAGTCTTGAAGACATGGAATCACTTCGGTTAAAAGAG GTGGATCATATGACACAGCACATGGAGGCCAGTGAACGTTCTCTGCAAGACAGGGTCCAGAGGCTGGAGGCCATCAGGATAGCTCTGGAGGAG GAGCTGAGCCAAGTCAAAGCAGCTGCACTCACTGAGCGAGGACATGCAGAGGAAGAGTTAATAAAAGTTCGTAATCAGGCACGGCTGGATGAG CAGCAACGACTAGAACATCTAGAAGAGAAGCTGCGGCTGATGACTGAATCACGGGATGAAGCTCAGAACTGCTGccttaaacaaaaacaaatggttAGTGAGGCTCAAGCCAAGGCCAGTCAGTTGAGCCTGCACACTGATGCACTCAGAAGGCGGATAGAGGAACTTCAGCAG GACCTGAATAGTaaggaacaggagaaaatgACAGAAGTGAATAAAGTGAAAGTGGAATTACAGGAGCAGATTGGACACCTACAGGCTGAACGCACAGCACAGGAAGGGCTGAGAGAGAAGATTGCAGCCCTGGAGAGACAGCTGAAAG TCTTATCAAGCAGTCACCGGGAGGCACTGCTGGACAAAGAAGGTGAAATCTCTGTGTTGCTGGAGAAGCTGAGAATGAGAGAGGCTGACATCTCCAGGATGAGGGAAGAAGAGGCCCAGCGAGCAAATTTGTTGCAGAATGCCATCATGGCATATGTGCAGGGCTCTCCCTTAAGAACCCACAGTTCTAGGAAATGA